A single genomic interval of Candidatus Poribacteria bacterium harbors:
- a CDS encoding zinc-binding dehydrogenase, which yields MKAVVFSEQGSTEVLRYTDVPKPTLDADEVLVKVEACAVNYLDLHARRNRPEIAAKLSRGDTPHILGSDIAGTIAEVGDIGCGVAIGTRVVLAPCIPCEVCSDCHSGAENLCDTQELIGFQTNGGYAEYVKVPAQNAIRIPDTLSFVNAAAMPIAYLTAWHMLMTRAQLRPGEDVLILGVGGGVGSAGLQIAKLTGARVFATASSDEKLARAREMGADITINYKDIDFSDVVLEATDGRGVDVVLEHVGAATWEQSIASLAKNGRLVSCGVTTGNIGAINIRKLYQKQLTVMGSALGTVTELRTLVQLAAQGKLVPIIDRTLSLHRAGEAHSLLENRQNFGKVVLSVNA from the coding sequence ATGAAAGCAGTTGTTTTCTCAGAACAAGGCAGCACGGAGGTGCTTCGGTATACAGATGTGCCCAAGCCGACACTTGATGCTGACGAAGTACTCGTTAAAGTCGAAGCCTGTGCAGTGAACTACCTGGACCTCCATGCCCGACGAAACCGACCAGAAATAGCGGCGAAACTCAGTCGAGGAGACACCCCGCACATACTCGGATCCGACATCGCTGGAACAATTGCTGAGGTGGGTGATATAGGCTGCGGGGTTGCAATCGGAACGCGAGTTGTCCTCGCACCCTGTATTCCGTGCGAGGTCTGTAGTGATTGCCATAGTGGTGCCGAAAATTTGTGCGACACGCAGGAACTCATCGGCTTCCAAACCAACGGCGGGTACGCAGAATATGTGAAAGTCCCTGCCCAAAACGCGATTCGGATACCAGATACCCTTTCGTTCGTTAACGCTGCTGCGATGCCGATTGCGTATCTCACGGCATGGCACATGTTGATGACCCGTGCCCAACTGCGTCCGGGGGAGGATGTCTTAATTCTTGGGGTAGGCGGTGGTGTCGGAAGTGCCGGGCTACAAATCGCAAAGTTGACCGGGGCAAGAGTCTTTGCTACCGCAAGTAGTGATGAGAAACTCGCACGCGCACGGGAGATGGGGGCAGACATTACGATTAACTACAAAGACATAGATTTCTCAGACGTTGTACTTGAGGCAACGGACGGACGAGGTGTGGACGTTGTGCTTGAGCATGTCGGGGCTGCGACATGGGAGCAAAGTATTGCGAGCTTGGCTAAAAATGGAAGGCTCGTCTCCTGTGGTGTTACAACAGGAAACATTGGGGCAATCAATATCCGAAAACTGTATCAAAAGCAGCTCACTGTAATGGGTTCCGCCCTCGGCACGGTAACTGAACTCCGAACACTTGTCCAGCTTGCTGCGCAAGGAAAATTGGTACCTATTATAGATAGAACTTTGTCGCTTCACCGTGCCGGTGAGGCGCATTCATTGTTAGAGAACCGTCAAAATTTCGGTAAGGTGGTTTTATCAGTCAATGCTTAG
- a CDS encoding helix-turn-helix transcriptional regulator, whose product MNKEPQESKVDKVVSRIKMRRRELKLTQTELAKEANLTPAAISQFESGTRKPSFKTLSSLSDALKVTTDYLLGKAEKSHNDLLADPKINAMFKGMMKFTEKDKETLYEFYEFLKTKAESQTASTEETS is encoded by the coding sequence AAGTCGTCTCACGTATAAAAATGCGTCGTCGCGAATTAAAGTTAACCCAAACGGAACTCGCTAAGGAAGCGAATCTAACGCCCGCCGCAATCTCGCAATTTGAATCGGGAACTCGTAAGCCCTCGTTCAAGACACTTTCCAGCCTCTCTGATGCTTTAAAAGTCACGACCGATTATCTACTCGGAAAAGCGGAGAAAAGCCACAATGACCTCTTAGCCGACCCGAAGATCAATGCTATGTTCAAAGGAATGATGAAATTTACAGAGAAAGACAAAGAAACGCTCTACGAGTTTTATGAATTTCTCAAAACGAAAGCGGAGTCACAGACGGCATCAACAGAAGAAACATCTTAG